One genomic segment of Paenibacillus xylanexedens includes these proteins:
- a CDS encoding S-layer homology domain-containing protein — MTFKYNHTSHSKKVVSAVLAGMMALSAGGAAMAAESTETGQGQTAAITNTAAPTGLFSDIKVGYWAEKHVYKLAYQGILLGNNGLFRPGDAVTQQEAVTMAIRFMNQEGQLNTDTAAALPTNMEVGNYFKPYVALALQLGLIDKTEESTVDVSKTSWGQKPASREWITKLLIRSLDKDAEAKAQNNQSTGFADNASISESGKGYVNLAVSLDLAKGVEGNKFNPTGSVTRAQLATFFSRGESLTDTKYPNTSTGYVTGLKDGQITLVVDGKAVNFAVNSSTPYFTKDSETRASATDVKLYTKVMVVGSAGGASYVEVVDATPQVESVEGTFARSLSGNKIGIFVGENYETYSYDEATAFIDQNGNAIKLSDITADSIIEVLRETFSTDKKTVAIRVKSGIVNKSDNGVIAEVSTSGKTIKFVNAAGNTEQYTYNDNLIIRYQDRILSLAELKAGSAVKYTVKDSIVQTIELSQGVEQSVRGTLVEIGGNQSTLTFKREGGSLEAKLLTEKPEVIINGIQDATLNDLITDATNGDQVELTLNSDDQVTRIQVIGRQMEPMNGVTVVSYNSKTKLLTVLDNNKKPFVFTLDEKTKLDYNTTKPTLAGLESLLNDGRKLDLTYVGTRALSVKVIYKYEGTISNIDTSGKKISLLSGNQTITVPYSTVPTVEIYNKSGASLGDLKIGDKVTVTLGANQDVVQKVALNTVAQFEVVALEANSRIRVKSDLLTSQFYVDQAVLTGESGQTITPSQLTAGNLINVTFEGATPKAVQVVKRTLAEVTAVDASSVTLKQFNGQTETVPVSGSVKVVKSGSTLTSLTSLTVGDRVEMTKDTDNSTRFRVLTVMSKQFWSYDGVGNQILVKRETTADTNYRFALGSSVFVHQGDNTLSVQSLRDNDNIVLYLLNNVILEIQKQ, encoded by the coding sequence GTGACTTTTAAATATAACCATACATCACACTCTAAAAAAGTAGTATCAGCCGTGCTTGCAGGCATGATGGCCCTTAGCGCCGGCGGAGCTGCCATGGCAGCAGAATCAACAGAAACGGGGCAGGGTCAGACTGCTGCAATAACAAATACGGCTGCACCAACTGGTTTGTTCAGTGACATCAAGGTCGGATACTGGGCTGAGAAACATGTGTACAAACTGGCATATCAAGGCATTCTTCTCGGTAACAACGGCCTGTTCCGTCCAGGAGACGCGGTAACACAGCAAGAAGCTGTAACGATGGCAATCCGTTTTATGAATCAAGAGGGCCAGTTGAATACCGACACGGCTGCGGCATTACCGACAAACATGGAAGTGGGAAATTATTTCAAGCCATATGTCGCGCTGGCACTTCAACTGGGACTGATTGACAAAACGGAAGAATCAACAGTGGATGTATCCAAGACCTCCTGGGGTCAAAAGCCGGCTTCACGGGAATGGATTACGAAATTGTTAATCCGTTCATTGGACAAGGATGCTGAAGCAAAGGCACAAAATAATCAATCTACCGGATTTGCTGATAATGCAAGTATTTCCGAAAGTGGTAAAGGTTATGTCAATCTGGCTGTTAGCCTGGATCTGGCCAAAGGTGTGGAAGGCAACAAATTCAATCCAACTGGTTCCGTAACCCGTGCTCAACTGGCTACCTTCTTCAGTCGTGGTGAATCGTTAACGGATACAAAATACCCGAACACATCCACGGGTTATGTGACAGGATTGAAAGATGGGCAGATCACGCTGGTTGTGGACGGCAAAGCCGTTAACTTCGCAGTGAACAGCAGTACGCCTTACTTTACGAAAGACAGTGAAACTCGTGCTTCCGCCACAGATGTGAAGCTGTATACGAAAGTTATGGTTGTAGGTTCTGCAGGTGGGGCTTCCTATGTGGAAGTTGTTGATGCTACACCGCAGGTGGAAAGTGTTGAAGGTACATTCGCACGTTCATTGTCTGGTAATAAAATTGGTATCTTTGTGGGCGAGAATTACGAAACGTACAGTTATGATGAGGCAACTGCATTCATCGATCAGAATGGTAATGCAATCAAACTGTCCGATATTACGGCAGATAGCATCATCGAAGTACTGCGTGAGACGTTCTCGACTGACAAAAAAACAGTTGCTATTCGTGTGAAATCCGGCATTGTTAACAAGAGTGACAATGGCGTAATCGCTGAAGTGTCTACCTCTGGCAAAACAATTAAGTTTGTTAATGCAGCGGGCAATACAGAGCAATATACGTATAATGACAATCTGATTATTCGTTACCAGGACCGCATTCTCTCTCTGGCAGAGCTTAAAGCAGGCAGTGCCGTGAAATATACCGTGAAAGACAGCATCGTGCAAACGATCGAGTTGTCTCAAGGTGTGGAGCAATCTGTGCGTGGAACACTGGTTGAGATCGGTGGTAACCAATCCACGTTAACGTTCAAACGTGAAGGGGGTTCCCTTGAGGCGAAACTGCTGACTGAAAAGCCGGAAGTCATTATTAATGGCATTCAGGATGCAACGCTGAATGATCTTATCACGGATGCAACGAACGGGGATCAGGTGGAGTTGACATTGAACTCTGACGACCAGGTAACGCGTATTCAGGTGATTGGACGTCAAATGGAACCTATGAACGGGGTAACGGTTGTGTCTTACAACAGTAAAACAAAGTTACTTACCGTGTTAGATAACAACAAAAAACCGTTTGTATTTACATTGGATGAGAAAACCAAGCTGGATTATAATACAACCAAACCTACACTGGCTGGTCTGGAGTCACTCTTAAATGATGGTCGCAAATTGGATCTGACCTATGTGGGAACACGTGCATTGTCCGTTAAAGTGATTTACAAGTATGAAGGTACGATCAGCAACATTGATACTTCTGGCAAGAAAATCAGCTTGTTGTCTGGTAATCAGACAATTACAGTGCCTTATTCTACGGTTCCTACAGTTGAGATTTATAACAAATCCGGCGCAAGTCTGGGAGATTTAAAAATTGGTGACAAAGTTACCGTAACGCTTGGAGCAAATCAGGATGTCGTGCAGAAGGTTGCACTGAACACTGTGGCTCAATTCGAAGTGGTGGCCTTGGAAGCAAATAGTCGTATTCGAGTAAAATCCGATCTGTTGACAAGTCAGTTCTACGTGGATCAAGCGGTACTGACAGGAGAGAGTGGTCAGACGATCACGCCTTCACAACTGACAGCAGGTAACCTGATTAATGTAACGTTTGAAGGAGCTACGCCAAAAGCGGTTCAAGTCGTGAAGCGTACGCTGGCTGAAGTTACAGCAGTGGATGCTTCATCTGTAACGCTCAAACAGTTTAACGGCCAGACTGAAACCGTGCCTGTTAGCGGTTCTGTTAAAGTCGTAAAATCTGGCTCCACATTAACTTCATTGACTAGTCTTACGGTCGGAGATCGTGTGGAAATGACAAAAGATACGGATAATTCCACACGCTTCAGAGTATTAACTGTCATGAGCAAACAATTCTGGTCTTATGATGGCGTTGGTAACCAGATTTTGGTTAAACGGGAAACGACAGCAGACACGAACTATCGTTTTGCACTCGGATCAAGTGTATTTGTTCACCAGGGTGACAATACTTTAAGCGTGCAATCTCTCAGAGATAATGATAATATTGTATTGTATCTCCTGAACAATGTTATTCTGGAGATTCAAAAACAGTAA
- a CDS encoding N-acetylmuramoyl-L-alanine amidase family protein, giving the protein MKKWSAAVVFLLFLCLFPVMAHADTTPSIVLDGVTINQQTGAPAENIGKTVMVPIRIVSENLGYKVKWEKETQSVQVQKGNSTIQMTAGKDAATVNGNVVNLDSPPLIKQGTTLVPLRFVGEGMGLRVGWDNGTKTVSLFSIPPVVETEGDSDPVEAPVPDGLTELQGISYSGDRLIVATNGNISPKVSSINGPDRIIVDLPSATFSEKFIQGQASNPDGSGQILVTDSSIVSKVRYAMFSKSPSTVRVVLDLNQTATAKWSVGDNNVLLVDLTATSGEPTSQPAVPTNDGKTIVVIDPGHGGRQSGAVSLSGAYEKDFNLAVGLKVQAILQKYSNIQTVITRQDDTELSLKQRVDIAELNQADVFVSIHGNKFTTPVPNGIETLYSRKESKTLADTLHKYVLPVTGLKDRGVKTASLHVTRETTMPAVLLELGFLSNPTDEAVMLTEEYQDKCAQAIVDGIVEFLGL; this is encoded by the coding sequence ATGAAAAAATGGTCGGCAGCAGTCGTTTTTCTTCTGTTCCTATGTTTATTCCCAGTCATGGCCCATGCAGACACCACTCCCTCGATTGTACTCGACGGTGTAACCATTAACCAGCAGACGGGTGCACCTGCAGAGAATATCGGGAAAACGGTCATGGTTCCAATTCGAATTGTATCCGAGAACCTGGGTTATAAGGTGAAGTGGGAGAAGGAAACTCAGTCAGTCCAGGTTCAAAAAGGAAACAGTACGATTCAAATGACAGCTGGCAAAGATGCAGCTACAGTGAATGGAAACGTGGTGAACTTGGATTCGCCCCCACTGATCAAACAGGGAACTACGCTTGTTCCGTTACGCTTTGTTGGGGAAGGCATGGGTCTGCGTGTTGGCTGGGACAATGGAACCAAGACAGTAAGCCTATTTAGTATTCCTCCCGTAGTTGAAACGGAAGGTGACAGTGACCCCGTCGAGGCACCTGTCCCGGATGGTTTGACAGAACTTCAAGGCATCAGCTACAGCGGAGATCGCTTGATTGTAGCAACAAACGGTAATATTAGCCCCAAAGTATCCAGTATTAATGGGCCAGACCGAATTATTGTTGATCTGCCTTCAGCGACATTTTCTGAGAAATTCATTCAGGGACAAGCCTCTAACCCGGATGGCAGTGGACAGATTCTCGTTACGGATTCATCAATAGTTTCCAAAGTTCGGTATGCCATGTTCAGTAAATCGCCTTCTACCGTGCGTGTCGTTCTGGATCTGAATCAGACGGCTACAGCCAAATGGTCTGTTGGAGATAATAATGTCTTGCTCGTTGACCTGACAGCCACGAGTGGAGAACCGACAAGCCAACCGGCAGTACCTACCAATGATGGTAAAACGATTGTGGTCATTGATCCGGGACATGGTGGTCGTCAATCGGGTGCAGTGAGCCTGTCAGGAGCTTATGAGAAGGATTTCAATCTGGCTGTAGGGCTGAAGGTACAGGCAATCCTTCAAAAATACTCAAATATTCAAACGGTCATTACACGCCAGGATGATACAGAACTTTCGCTCAAACAGCGTGTGGATATTGCTGAATTGAATCAGGCAGATGTTTTTGTATCCATTCATGGAAACAAATTCACTACACCGGTACCAAACGGCATTGAAACGCTCTACAGTCGTAAAGAAAGCAAAACTTTGGCTGACACTCTTCACAAATATGTGTTACCGGTAACAGGACTCAAGGATCGTGGGGTTAAAACGGCTAGTCTGCATGTGACGCGTGAAACAACCATGCCTGCTGTGTTACTTGAACTTGGTTTTTTAAGTAACCCTACAGATGAAGCAGTCATGCTCACGGAAGAATACCAGGACAAATGTGCACAGGCGATTGTGGACGGAATTGTTGAATTTTTGGGACTGTAA
- a CDS encoding GerMN domain-containing protein yields the protein MNKKIWIAALLVTVMAVAAGCGSKPTAAPNQTQGAGTENNVTEVEGETITEPVTAEPEENTTPTESTEGSSEEATTTTPPSETSTEKPATSESNEKKTITVFYTDEEELELHKASAEISYASDDAKYKAAFESLQQSKDAKLVPLWSKEIELKSVQFKDGALTLDIHMPDTARLGAGGESYALDALKQTFFQFDEVKSLDLLVDGQQTESLMGHVDLEHPMTRSE from the coding sequence ATGAACAAGAAAATATGGATTGCAGCCTTGCTGGTAACGGTTATGGCAGTTGCTGCTGGATGTGGAAGCAAGCCAACAGCTGCTCCGAATCAGACGCAAGGCGCAGGAACTGAAAACAATGTGACCGAGGTTGAAGGCGAAACAATTACCGAACCGGTAACTGCTGAGCCTGAAGAGAATACAACGCCTACAGAATCGACGGAAGGCAGTTCGGAGGAAGCGACTACAACTACTCCGCCAAGCGAAACGTCTACGGAGAAGCCGGCAACTTCCGAAAGTAATGAAAAGAAAACGATCACTGTATTCTATACGGATGAAGAAGAACTGGAGTTGCACAAAGCTTCGGCAGAGATTTCATACGCATCGGATGATGCCAAATATAAAGCTGCCTTTGAATCACTGCAACAGAGCAAAGACGCTAAACTTGTTCCGCTGTGGTCTAAAGAAATTGAATTGAAGTCTGTTCAGTTCAAGGATGGAGCTCTTACGCTGGATATTCATATGCCAGATACGGCACGTCTTGGAGCAGGTGGAGAATCTTATGCGCTGGATGCTCTAAAACAAACGTTCTTCCAGTTTGATGAAGTAAAATCACTTGATTTACTGGTGGATGGTCAGCAGACAGAGAGTCTGATGGGCCATGTGGATCTTGAACATCCAATGACAAGATCCGAATAG
- a CDS encoding dynamin family protein, with amino-acid sequence MSRTDYPKEMAKPLLPLREAMEQTGDHTAVQAITDLISKAEMKHLTIAFCGHFSAGKSSLINSLCGKRVLPSSPVPTSANVVSIRNGKPRALIYTTPNVSADNGAGTLEVSPEELEAYCKNGGAYSSIEVWDDIPLLKDDAVLLDTPGVDSTDRGHSLATHSALHLADVVFYVMDYNHVQSETNLSFAKSLSDWGKPLFLIVNQIDKHRERELSFDQYTEGVEAIFAAWEVRYDGLLFTSLRDKQHRYNQWDVLPELIGHMMQEKEALITHSLASSASHVTEQHLTREAEKREDEENSLLDEIGGKEGIERLERELELLDQQAADIRNGPSRVREKFRAELEPLLANANLTPADIRASAAAYLESRKPGFRVGLLFSGGKTEQEKQRRASELVRLLQDQASGQVEVHIRTMLRQLGESHQLWGAEWEQALNTELPAVDEALLEMKRSVSAEVSPEYVIQFSKDVRGEIEARYRKSAMMLADRMLEALGARGEAALQALDASRAALLAQSAAAARYTALQRSAAAEAAGLRSLLPDAGPLPSGLLPEVKGPHVPAVPEPGEASGSHTGTSTSVAAQPQTPEAPPQQRAVAAAVPGPSAAAGAERRRRLDAAAARLEAAAALVEPYPAMGSAVRDLRARAASLAGGTFTLALFGAFSAGKSSFANALLGEAVLPVSPHPTTAAINRIMAPAGGAEHGTARVRMKTRDAFQEDLGYSFRLLGLGEPGAEWQKRVRSLSPQDVHPAGRPHYSFLQAAAAGWEETADQLGQDVLVDLDGYRNFVANEKKSCFVDSIDLYYSCDVTEQGIVLVDTPGADSVNARHTGVTFNYMKNADALIFVTYYNHAFSQGDRQFLNQLGRVKDSSAMDQMFFVVNASDLSSSEEELEQVLDHVSTQLRSNGIRAPRLFPVSSILAMEGKMAGDSKLLEQSGFIRFEEEFNQFAGRELADLAVGGASEEMARVIQRLKKRAEDAAQGEEVLQQRRDELETIQGQSRQRIQQLAARSMKEELSQETAELLFHVRQRLAYRLGLFMAEAFHPSVLREDRGNLKMAFAACGRELLRMIAIELEQELLATTLRLEQAGQTWLMKQVTDCIDEVRQLSGGVDVSLPLNERWSTPVLEEVRLEEPSGWKSYLNYFRNPKQFFERDGRQRLQEALDPVLKQMIIEVLPAAQDKLIQFYDNQLCQSLQHQSRQLEERLDEAVSGIQDTLESGIPAEQWTGLSNQLEQIERS; translated from the coding sequence ATGTCCAGAACAGATTACCCAAAAGAAATGGCCAAACCTCTGCTTCCGCTGCGTGAAGCGATGGAGCAGACAGGGGACCATACGGCTGTACAGGCTATAACGGATTTAATCAGCAAGGCGGAAATGAAACATCTGACGATTGCGTTCTGTGGTCATTTCTCTGCAGGCAAATCGAGTCTCATCAACAGTTTATGCGGTAAGCGGGTGCTGCCTTCAAGTCCCGTTCCAACAAGTGCAAATGTGGTATCCATACGTAATGGTAAGCCAAGAGCGCTTATTTATACTACTCCAAACGTAAGCGCTGACAATGGGGCAGGAACACTTGAAGTTTCTCCAGAGGAATTGGAGGCGTATTGCAAAAATGGTGGAGCTTACAGCTCAATTGAGGTATGGGATGATATTCCGCTGCTGAAAGATGATGCTGTCCTGCTGGATACACCAGGTGTGGATTCAACAGATCGCGGACATAGTCTCGCAACCCATTCCGCGCTCCATCTGGCGGATGTGGTGTTCTATGTCATGGACTATAACCATGTCCAGTCCGAGACAAACCTTTCATTTGCCAAGAGTCTGTCGGATTGGGGCAAACCGTTGTTTTTGATCGTGAACCAGATCGACAAGCATCGTGAGCGTGAGCTCTCTTTTGACCAATATACCGAAGGTGTCGAAGCTATATTTGCGGCCTGGGAAGTCAGATATGACGGACTGTTGTTTACTTCCCTACGCGACAAGCAGCATCGCTACAACCAGTGGGATGTGCTTCCGGAACTCATTGGACACATGATGCAAGAGAAGGAAGCGTTAATTACGCACAGTTTGGCAAGTTCGGCCAGTCATGTAACGGAGCAACACCTGACGAGAGAAGCGGAGAAACGTGAAGACGAAGAGAATTCCCTGCTGGATGAGATTGGTGGCAAGGAAGGAATTGAACGCTTGGAACGAGAGCTGGAGCTTCTCGATCAACAAGCAGCAGACATTCGTAACGGGCCTTCGCGAGTGCGTGAGAAATTCCGGGCGGAGCTTGAACCTCTTCTGGCTAATGCAAATCTTACTCCTGCGGATATTCGTGCGTCGGCTGCTGCCTATTTGGAGAGCCGCAAACCAGGTTTCAGGGTAGGTTTATTGTTCTCAGGTGGAAAAACCGAGCAGGAGAAACAACGTCGTGCTTCTGAGCTGGTCAGACTGTTACAGGATCAGGCTTCCGGACAAGTGGAGGTACATATTCGTACGATGCTTAGACAGCTGGGTGAATCCCATCAGCTATGGGGAGCGGAGTGGGAGCAGGCGCTCAATACGGAGCTGCCTGCTGTAGATGAAGCACTATTGGAGATGAAACGCAGTGTCAGTGCAGAGGTATCTCCAGAATATGTGATTCAGTTCAGTAAAGATGTGCGGGGCGAGATTGAGGCCCGCTATCGCAAGTCGGCCATGATGCTGGCCGACCGCATGCTGGAAGCGCTGGGCGCGCGAGGCGAAGCCGCGCTTCAGGCGCTGGACGCCAGCCGCGCAGCGCTGCTGGCGCAATCCGCGGCGGCGGCGCGCTACACGGCGCTCCAGCGCAGCGCCGCCGCCGAGGCAGCAGGGCTGCGCAGCCTGCTGCCCGATGCGGGCCCCCTCCCCTCCGGGCTATTGCCGGAGGTGAAGGGCCCGCACGTGCCCGCGGTGCCTGAACCGGGCGAAGCATCCGGTTCGCATACGGGCACGTCAACGTCTGTGGCTGCGCAGCCACAGACGCCAGAGGCACCGCCGCAGCAGCGGGCAGTCGCAGCGGCGGTGCCTGGGCCATCGGCGGCGGCTGGCGCTGAACGCCGCCGACGCCTGGACGCAGCAGCGGCACGGCTTGAAGCCGCTGCTGCGCTGGTGGAGCCGTACCCCGCCATGGGGTCGGCGGTACGGGATCTGCGTGCACGTGCGGCTTCGCTTGCGGGCGGCACGTTCACTCTGGCACTGTTCGGAGCATTCAGCGCCGGCAAATCCTCCTTCGCCAACGCGTTGCTGGGCGAAGCTGTACTACCGGTCTCGCCGCATCCAACAACAGCGGCGATTAACCGGATCATGGCTCCTGCCGGGGGCGCGGAGCATGGAACAGCCCGGGTCCGGATGAAGACCCGGGACGCCTTCCAGGAAGATCTTGGCTATTCCTTCCGATTGCTCGGACTGGGTGAGCCTGGAGCGGAGTGGCAGAAGCGAGTACGCTCCCTCTCACCACAGGATGTGCATCCGGCGGGGCGCCCGCATTACAGCTTTTTGCAGGCAGCGGCAGCCGGCTGGGAAGAAACAGCGGACCAGCTGGGTCAGGATGTGCTGGTGGATCTGGACGGTTATCGTAACTTTGTCGCTAACGAGAAAAAGTCCTGTTTTGTAGACAGTATCGATCTCTACTACAGTTGCGATGTGACTGAACAAGGCATTGTATTGGTGGACACACCAGGAGCGGACTCCGTGAATGCTCGTCATACGGGTGTAACCTTCAATTATATGAAGAATGCGGATGCCCTCATTTTTGTAACGTATTACAACCATGCTTTCTCACAAGGAGATCGCCAGTTCCTGAATCAGTTGGGACGTGTTAAGGATAGTTCTGCCATGGATCAGATGTTCTTTGTTGTGAATGCCAGTGACTTGTCTTCCTCTGAGGAAGAACTGGAGCAGGTTCTTGATCATGTGAGCACCCAACTGCGCAGTAATGGAATTCGGGCACCACGACTCTTCCCGGTATCCAGCATACTGGCGATGGAAGGCAAGATGGCAGGTGATTCGAAGCTGCTTGAGCAATCTGGTTTTATCCGTTTTGAGGAAGAGTTCAACCAATTTGCAGGCAGAGAATTAGCCGATCTTGCTGTAGGTGGAGCTTCCGAAGAGATGGCACGTGTCATTCAGCGGCTGAAGAAACGCGCGGAAGATGCGGCTCAGGGGGAGGAAGTATTGCAGCAGCGGCGGGATGAACTGGAGACGATCCAGGGACAGTCACGCCAGCGCATACAGCAACTTGCAGCAAGATCCATGAAGGAAGAATTGTCACAGGAAACAGCAGAATTGCTCTTCCATGTGCGGCAGCGACTTGCCTATCGCCTTGGTCTATTCATGGCAGAAGCATTCCATCCATCTGTACTTCGGGAGGATCGGGGCAATCTGAAGATGGCTTTTGCAGCCTGTGGACGTGAACTGTTGCGCATGATTGCGATTGAACTGGAGCAGGAACTGCTTGCTACCACGCTCAGACTTGAACAGGCAGGTCAGACCTGGCTGATGAAGCAAGTTACGGATTGTATAGACGAGGTGAGGCAGTTATCTGGAGGCGTGGATGTGTCACTGCCACTGAACGAACGCTGGAGCACACCTGTGCTTGAAGAAGTTCGTCTGGAAGAACCGTCTGGATGGAAAAGCTATTTGAATTATTTCCGCAATCCGAAACAGTTCTTCGAAAGGGATGGACGTCAGCGGTTACAAGAGGCACTTGATCCTGTCCTCAAACAGATGATCATTGAAGTTCTTCCTGCTGCGCAAGACAAGTTGATTCAGTTTTATGACAACCAGCTCTGTCAATCATTGCAACACCAATCCCGTCAGTTGGAGGAACGTCTGGACGAGGCGGTAAGTGGAATTCAAGATACACTGGAGAGCGGAATTCCGGCGGAGCAATGGACCGGCTTGTCTAACCAACTGGAACAGATTGAACGCAGTTAA
- a CDS encoding N-acetylmuramoyl-L-alanine amidase family protein — protein MKKFGFLVLLFVFGLVFPGYSHAATDTKIILDGKEIVQPSDTKAEIINSKVMVPIRVVSENLGYSVEWKQQTQTVTISKDNTAMQMIVGQKTATVNGSNVNLDAPPLVKNGTTLVPLRFIGEEMGLKVGWNNTTKTVTLVTQNSGSGNGTTTPPNSGNEGGGSDQEGLVLVNGISFSDNRFMIATSGSTKPNVFTMTGPDRIVIDLPNTAFADSFSEGQALDSNQNGQLVVSGYPDVSKIRYSLYSNSPSTIRFVIDLSSSKGYSVQNDSGLVMINLDNQSGTPAPPVGNNGKTVVVIDAGHGDQDPGAIGVTGKREKDFNLAMALKVEALLKKESKIDVVLTRSDDTFLALKERVKIAQDIKADIFISIHANSGPAAANGVETFYTRSNSKALATVMHKYLLQSSGLKDRGVKTASLHVTRETTMPAVLLEGGFLSNKSDEAALFTESFQNSVAKGIVAGIKEYLGIK, from the coding sequence ATGAAGAAGTTCGGTTTTTTGGTACTGTTATTTGTCTTTGGGCTCGTATTCCCGGGCTATAGTCACGCAGCAACAGACACGAAAATTATCCTAGACGGAAAAGAAATCGTACAGCCATCGGATACAAAAGCGGAAATTATCAACAGCAAGGTGATGGTTCCGATCCGGGTTGTGTCCGAAAATCTTGGATATAGCGTGGAGTGGAAGCAGCAAACTCAAACAGTGACTATTAGCAAAGACAACACTGCCATGCAGATGATTGTTGGACAGAAGACGGCAACGGTGAACGGCAGTAACGTAAACTTGGATGCCCCGCCACTCGTGAAAAATGGTACTACGCTCGTACCTCTCCGATTTATTGGTGAGGAAATGGGTCTTAAGGTGGGTTGGAACAATACCACGAAGACGGTAACATTAGTTACCCAGAATTCAGGTTCCGGAAACGGGACAACCACACCTCCGAACTCTGGCAATGAAGGCGGAGGATCGGATCAAGAAGGTCTTGTACTGGTGAACGGCATCAGCTTCAGCGACAACCGCTTCATGATTGCAACAAGCGGAAGTACGAAGCCGAACGTCTTCACGATGACAGGACCAGATCGAATCGTTATAGACTTGCCGAATACCGCATTTGCTGATTCGTTCAGTGAAGGACAGGCTCTAGACAGCAACCAGAATGGACAACTCGTCGTTAGCGGCTATCCGGATGTGTCGAAGATTCGTTACTCGTTATACAGCAACAGTCCATCTACAATTCGTTTTGTAATCGATCTGTCCAGTTCAAAAGGGTACAGTGTGCAAAATGATTCCGGACTGGTTATGATTAACCTCGACAATCAAAGTGGTACACCTGCCCCTCCAGTTGGTAATAATGGCAAAACAGTTGTCGTTATCGATGCAGGTCACGGAGATCAGGATCCTGGGGCAATCGGTGTAACTGGTAAACGCGAAAAAGACTTCAATCTGGCAATGGCTCTGAAAGTGGAAGCCTTGTTGAAAAAAGAATCCAAAATTGACGTTGTGTTAACGCGCAGCGATGATACATTTTTGGCATTGAAAGAACGTGTGAAGATTGCACAAGACATAAAAGCGGATATTTTCATCTCCATTCATGCTAACAGTGGCCCTGCTGCTGCGAACGGTGTAGAGACATTCTATACACGCTCCAACAGCAAAGCACTTGCTACAGTGATGCACAAGTATCTTTTACAGTCTTCCGGACTGAAAGATCGTGGAGTGAAAACGGCAAGTCTCCATGTGACCCGTGAAACGACAATGCCAGCAGTTCTGCTGGAAGGTGGATTCCTTAGCAATAAGAGCGACGAAGCAGCTCTGTTCACTGAGAGTTTCCAGAACAGTGTTGCCAAAGGGATTGTTGCAGGAATCAAGGAGTATCTGGGAATTAAATAA
- the nth gene encoding endonuclease III, giving the protein MNAATVRHILETMEAMFPDAHCELNHSNAFELTVAVLLSAQCTDETVNKVTADLFQKYRSPADYLAVPLEELEQDIRRIGLYRNKAKHIQNMCRILIEQYGGDVPQEHDQLVTLPGVGRKTANVVVSNAFGVPAIAVDTHVERVSKRLALAGWDDSVLEVEKKLMKRVPRDEWTLTHHRFIFFGRYHCKAQNPACHICPLLDICREGKKRMKTSQIRKDKERVTTRKRKIN; this is encoded by the coding sequence ATGAATGCAGCGACGGTTAGACATATACTCGAAACTATGGAAGCAATGTTTCCTGATGCACATTGCGAATTAAATCACAGCAATGCATTTGAATTGACGGTAGCTGTCCTTTTGTCTGCCCAGTGCACCGATGAAACGGTTAACAAGGTAACCGCAGATTTGTTCCAGAAGTACAGAAGCCCTGCAGATTATCTGGCAGTTCCTCTCGAAGAGTTGGAACAGGATATTCGGCGAATTGGTTTGTACCGGAACAAGGCCAAGCATATTCAGAACATGTGCCGAATTTTAATAGAGCAGTATGGCGGTGATGTACCGCAGGAACATGATCAGCTTGTGACGCTACCAGGTGTCGGGCGGAAAACCGCGAATGTAGTTGTTTCCAATGCGTTTGGAGTACCGGCAATTGCGGTAGATACTCATGTTGAACGTGTATCCAAGCGGCTGGCGCTTGCAGGTTGGGATGACTCCGTACTTGAAGTCGAAAAGAAACTAATGAAGCGCGTACCCCGGGACGAGTGGACTTTAACTCACCACCGGTTTATATTTTTTGGACGCTACCATTGCAAGGCACAGAACCCTGCGTGTCATATCTGTCCATTGCTGGACATATGCAGGGAAGGGAAAAAACGTATGAAAACGTCCCAAATCAGGAAAGATAAGGAACGTGTCACCACCCGAAAACGAAAAATAAATTAA